ATCATTATGAATACACAGGATCCTTTCATCATAGCCGGTCGCACGTTTAATTCGCGGCTCATGATCGGCACGGGAAAATTCCCGAGCAACGACGCCCTTCACCAAGCCATCGAAGCAAGCGGCGCAGAAATTATTACCGTTGCACTGCGCCGTGTTGATTTAAGCAAACAAGAAAATCAAAGCATTCTTGCTGCTATCGATCCGAATAAACAACTGATCTTGCCGAACACCAGCGGCGCACGGACGGCAGAAGAGGCGCTGCGTCTGGCACGTTTGGCACGGGCGGCGGGACTCGAGCCCTGGGTGAAACTTGAATTAACGCCTGAGCCGCGCTATCTGCTTCCCGATCCGGTTGAAACACTCCGTGCCGCGGAAATGCTTGTGAAAGATGGATTCATCGTATTGCCCTACATCCAAGCGGACCCCGTGCTCGCCCGCAGACTTGAGGATATTGGCACGGCAACGGTTATGCCTTTAGGAGCGCCCATCGGCAGCAACCGCGGTATGAAAACCCGCGATATGGTGCGCATTATTATTGAACAAGCCCGTGTGCCGGTTGTGGTAGATGCGGGATTGGGCGCGCCGTCTCATGCAGCGGAGGCTATGGAACTGGGCGCTGATGCGGTACTGGTCAATACCGCATTATCTGATGCCCGTGATCATGGTATGATGGCGCGCGCCTTCGCCCTCGCCGTAGAAGCGGGCAGATCGGCTTATAACGCCGGGCTAGGCCCGCAGCGTGCTACTGCCGACGCCTCCTCCCCACTGACAGGATTCCTCTTTGAAAGGAATGAGGAGCGGTAGAAACTGAGCCTCCGCGGCTCGTTGCGTGAAGCCCTTTTGCGTTCTCATCGCTTTATTCTAAGGGACTCAGTTCCTCCAACACTTCTTCTAGCACTTCCGGCGGCGCTTCCCATCCTCCGCCCAGCGCCTTATATAAGGCGACAAGGCTGGTCAGCACATTCGTTTCACAACTGATCTGTTGGTCTTCAGCGGCAAACAAGGTACGTTCCGCATCCAATACGTTGAGGAAATTGACCAGCCCTTGTTTGTAAAGGTCGGTGGCAATATCCAAGGCTTTCCTGCCGGCATCAACACTCTTTTTAAGTTCGACCAAACGGTTTTGTTCTTTGGCGTACAAGACCAAGGCATTTTCCACTTCTTCAAAGGAAGATATAATGGTTTTTTCGTACTGTAACAGGGCTTGTTCCTGCCGGATATTTTGTATTTCTATGTTGGCACGAATGCGTCCGGCGTCGAAAACAGGCCAGCGTACTGCAGGTCCGATAGACCATGTTCGATTCGAAGACAAGCGCAAGCCTGAAAAACTGTCATCGGTCCCGGAGAAAGAACCGGTAAGGGAGAATTTGGGAAAGAGGTCGGCTGTCGCCACACCAATGCGTGCTGTCGCCGCGGCCAGATCCCGTTCAGCTGACCGTATATCAGGGCGTCGCTGCAATACTTCGGAAGGGATGCCGACCAACACTTCCGGAGGAGCCGCCGGCAAGTGTGTGGATTCCGACAACTCCTCCTTCAATGTTCCGGGCGCCTCTCCCGATAATATTTCGAGGCGGTGAATGGCTTGTTCAATAGCATATTCAAAAGTCGGTAAAGTAGAACGCATGTTGGCGAGGTGGGTTTCAGCTTGTTTTACATCCAGTTCATTGGTTAATCCCGCAACGAATCGCGCTTGCACCAATTCCAAAGACTCTTCCAACGCCTCAATGTTCTTTTTATTAATCAAGAGTCTATTTTGATAAGACCGTAAATCAAAGTAACTGCGTGCCGCTTCGGCTACGACCATAACGAGTAAGGAATTTTTATATTCTTCGATAGCCTGCACGCCTGCCCGCGCCGCTTCCAAAGAGCGACGGGTACCGCCGAAAAAGTCGAGCTCCCAAGAAGCATCAAATCCCGCGAGATATAAATCAGAATAACGGCTTGGCTTTTTCGCCATCCCTTCCGTACCCATGGATACGCTGGCAGTTGAGTTGCCGCCGCCTGTTATATCGGGTGAATACGAGAGGGTCGGTCCGCCCGGCGTGGATCCTGAAACGGAGACGCCCATGAGCCCATTCCGGGAAAATACTGCGGTGCCTCGTCCGGAAGGCGCGCCTCCCATAGCGGGCGGCTCCACACTGTAGCGGCGTTTATAGGAAGCGGAGGCATCTAACTGAGGCCACAATGCAGCGCCGGTAATGATTAAGCCGGTTCTCGCTTCCAAAATGCGCGTTTCCGCAATCTTCAAATCAAGATTATTGGCGAGGATACGGGCAACCAGATCATCCAATGTAGGATCGCTGAATTCTTTCCACCAATGTACGCGGTCGGCAGGATCTGCTTTCTCGCCGCCTTCCAAGTCTTCTGTCCATTGGTCGGCGACCTTAAAGTCCGGCTTTTCATAATCGGGGCCGGTCATACAGCCGGCAACAAGGACGGTCAACAATATACTGCCTATATAGAGACGGATCTTCATGAGGTTACTTCTCCTTCTCCTTTGTCATCACCGGCTTTTTCTCCGGGTGGAAGGGGCGCAACTTTCGGCTTTTTCCCCAGTTCACTGATCCATTGAACAATCACAAAAAAGAGGGGAATAAAGAAAATGGAAAGGAAAGATGCAGACATCATGCCGCCCATTACGCTGCCGCCAATAGAATGACGTCCGGCGGCGCCGGCGCCTTTACTCAAGACCAGTGGTAAGGCACCGAGAATGGTCGTGACAGCAGTCATCATAACGGGGCGCAGCCGCAGTCGTGCCGCTTCTAAGGCAGCCTCAACAATCGTCCTGCCTTCCGCCCGTTCCGTTGCGCAGAATTCAATAATAAGAATAGCCATTTTCGCGGTCAGTCCGATAACCGTCAGCAATCCAATTTGGAAATAAATATCAGCGTCTTCGTTGCGATACCAGACCCAGAGTGTGGCGCCAAAAGCGGCGAAAGGCACACTGAGCAGCACGGTCACGGGCAGCGACCATTTTTCATACTGAGCCGCCAATACGAGAAAGACCATGACAAGACCAAAGAGAATGACATAGATCGACTGGTTGCCTGCCCTGACTTCTTGGAAAGACCCGGAGCTCCATTCCACGTCAAAGCCTTCGGGCAACTTTTCCCGCGCCAGTTCTTGAACCCGTTTAATGAGCTGACCGGTACTCACGCCGGGAGCGGGAGCGCCGGTAATCTGTACGGCAGAGAAGCTGTTGAATCGGCTCACCACGTTCGGGCCCGCCTCCATCTCCACGTCAACGACACCGCCCAATTCGACCATGTCGCCGGCGGAAGTGCGTACGTGAATCTTTTTAATATCATCGGGGCTTTCTCTAAACTCAGGGTTGGCTTGTAATTGAACGCGGTAAACGCGCCCATAAATATTAAAGTCATTAATATAATAGGAACCCAAATAAGCTTGAAGGGTGTTATAAATATCGCCAATGGGAATGCCCAATATTTTGGCGCGTGTTTGGTTCAGATTAACACGGACTTTGGGTTGTTCGATATTCAGGACGCCGGAGACTCCTTCAAACATGGGATCTTGATTTAATTCCGCCACAAAATTGTTCATGACGGTGGCTAATTGGTTGATGTCGCTGCTGCCTCGGCTTTGCAGCTGCGCCTCAATCCCGGCGCGCAGCCCCAAACCGAAAATAGGCGGCGGAATAAAGGCAAGTACCGTCGCTTCTTTGAAGTTGCCAAAGCGCGCAAAAACACGCCCCATCACCGAAGAAGCACTATTCTCCGGATCCGGTCGTTCATCCCAATTCCTCAAGCTGACATACATGGTTGCAGAGCTCGACGTGACAGCGCCGGAAAGCATATCCTGACCGCACATGGCGCTTGTCCCGTCCACCTCAGGCTGTTCTAAAATAAAAGTCTCCACTTCCTTCACCACCTCAATGGTTCGATCCAAGGAAGCGCCCAAAGGCAGCTGCACCACAATCAGGAAAAATCCTTGGTCTTCTTGCGGAACAAAGGCGGTGGGAACCTCTCGCAATAAGGTATAGGTGCCCCAGATCATGGCGCCAAAGATCAGGACAGAGATCACGCCCAGACGAATGACCCATTTCACAGCGGTCATGAAGCGTCGCGCAAGGAAGTTAAATCCGTTGTCAAACCAACGGAATACGAAAATCTTGTTGTGGTTGGGCCGCAGCACATTGGCGCATAATGCCGGCGTAAGCGTGAGGGCTACGACACCGGAAAAGGCGACCGCCATGGCGATGGTAATGCCGAACTGCCGATACATCACGCCCGTGCTGCCGCCGAGAAAAGCGACGGGAACATAAACAGCGGCAAGGACCAGCACACTGGCAATGATCGGGCCCGTCACCTGCTTCATGGCTTTGATGGTTGCCTCTCGAGGCGCGAGCTTTTCATCGTGCATCAACCGTTCCACGTTCTCCACGGCAACGATGGCATTATCCACAACAATACCGATGGCAAGGACGAGGGCAAAAAGGGTCAGCGTATTAACTGTAAATCCAATAATCAGCAGCCCGGTAAAGGTACCGACAATGGAAATCGGGATCGCGACAAGAGGAATAATGGATGCGCGCCAACTACCCAGAAACATCAACACAACGATCACTACGAGCGCCGTCGATTGCAGGAAGGTTATCGCCACTTCCCACAGAGACACTTTGATAAATCGGGTTGTATCATTGGGAATGCTGTAATACATTCCTTCGGGAAAGTTCTCGGCCAATTCATCCAAAGCAATCTTAAGGCCGGTCATAGTCTCCAAGGCATTTTCCAAGGGCTGCATAATAACCGGAATAATCGCCGTTGTTTCTCCGTTGTAGCGCCCTTCAGAACCATAGCCTTGCGCGCCTAATTCGACGGTGGCGACATCCTTAAGCCGCACCAAAGATCCATCAGATTGGGCAACAAGAATAATATCTTCAAATTCGGCAACCGTAGTAAGACGGCCGGGAGCCAGTACAGGGAAGGTGAACTCAAGTCCATTCGGATTGGGCCGTCCACCAATTTCGCCTGCGGCATAGAGCCCGTTTTGCTCACGGATGGCTTGCGCCACATCATTAACGGTCAAGCCTTTCATCACGAGCAGATCCGGATTGACGGATATGCGCATGGAATAGTCTTTGTTGCCGAAGACGCGCATTTGCCCCACACCATGCACACGCTGAAGGGTGTCCTGCATATAAATCATGGCGTAGTTGCTCAGGAAGAGGGAATCGTGTTCGGGGTTGGTGGATTGCAGCGCAATGATCCCCAGGAAAGTATTCATACGCTTGGATACACTAGTGCCTTGACGGATCACTTCTTGCGGAAGACTGGGTTCGGCTCTCTTGAGTCGATTTTGAACTTCCACCGCAGCAATATCCAAGTCCGTTCCAATTTCAAAAGAAAGGGTTACGGAAAGACTGCCGTCGTTCGCGCTCTTTGATTGATAATACAGCAAATCGGGAATACCGCTTAGCTGCTGCTCGATAGGTGTCGCCACACACTCCATGACCGTCTCTGCGTCAGCGCCGGGATAAACAGCGCTGACCACAACGGTGGGCGGCGTAATTTGAGGCGATGATTCAATGGCCAACGAAAATAAGGACACCACCCCGCCTATGATAATTACAATAGAAATAACCCATGCAAATACAGGGCGATCCACAAAAAAAGCGGCTAACATAATATTTCCCTACTACAGACTTGAGTTCATTGGTGGGCAGAAGCGGATTCATCGGAGGCGCGCATGTCTGCGGGCACGGTATCGGCTTTGTCGGCAGCAGCCAAAACTACCTCAGCGCCGGCCCGAATCTTTGTCAGACCTTCAACGACGACTTGCTCACCTTCTTCCAGACCGCTAAGAATAACCCAGTCGGTTCCGGACCATGCACCGGTGGTTACCGGCCGTGATTCTACTTTTTTCTCAGCATTGACCACATAGACAAATGCCCCTTGCGGCGATTGACTGACAGAACGCTGCGGCACCACCACAGAATTGGGGCGTTCCCACCCGTTTATATAGACTTTTACAAATTGCCCGGGTTTCAGGCGGCGCTCAAGATTTTTAAAGGTAGCGCGCAATTCCACCGTACCTGTTTTTATATCCAAATCTACATTTTCAAAATCCAGTATTCCGTGACTATCAAAAGGAGTACCGTCCATGAGGGTAATCTCTACCTCCATGGAATCTCCGCTGTTGATGCGGCGCAAAATTCCTTCTTCTTCTTCCCGTTTCCACGCGAGAAAATCGGTTTCAGAAACTTGAAAACTAACATACAAAGGATCAACCTGCTGCATCACCGTTAAAAGGCTGTTTTGACCGGCATCCACCAGACTGCCCGGCTCTTTGACCGTTTTACCCACATAACCGGTCAAGGGCGCATCAATATGGGTGTAGCTCAGTTCGAGTTCAGTTTTTCCTAGCTGGGCTTTTGCCAAGCGCAATGCGGCGCTGGCACTCTG
The DNA window shown above is from Candidatus Hydrogenedentota bacterium and carries:
- a CDS encoding efflux RND transporter periplasmic adaptor subunit; translation: MKRSISIFVFALWAALFVVTAHAQRPPAAGASAPEVTVATVSLKTVPVMYEYVGITQASRIVDIRARIQGFLESRDFMEGSYLEKGAKMYRIDPRSFEADREIAAAMVEQAESRLQLAEQEVARLQSVTQPGAITQRDLDQKISERQSASAALRLAKAQLGKTELELSYTHIDAPLTGYVGKTVKEPGSLVDAGQNSLLTVMQQVDPLYVSFQVSETDFLAWKREEEEGILRRINSGDSMEVEITLMDGTPFDSHGILDFENVDLDIKTGTVELRATFKNLERRLKPGQFVKVYINGWERPNSVVVPQRSVSQSPQGAFVYVVNAEKKVESRPVTTGAWSGTDWVILSGLEEGEQVVVEGLTKIRAGAEVVLAAADKADTVPADMRASDESASAHQ
- a CDS encoding TolC family protein, with the translated sequence MKIRLYIGSILLTVLVAGCMTGPDYEKPDFKVADQWTEDLEGGEKADPADRVHWWKEFSDPTLDDLVARILANNLDLKIAETRILEARTGLIITGAALWPQLDASASYKRRYSVEPPAMGGAPSGRGTAVFSRNGLMGVSVSGSTPGGPTLSYSPDITGGGNSTASVSMGTEGMAKKPSRYSDLYLAGFDASWELDFFGGTRRSLEAARAGVQAIEEYKNSLLVMVVAEAARSYFDLRSYQNRLLINKKNIEALEESLELVQARFVAGLTNELDVKQAETHLANMRSTLPTFEYAIEQAIHRLEILSGEAPGTLKEELSESTHLPAAPPEVLVGIPSEVLQRRPDIRSAERDLAAATARIGVATADLFPKFSLTGSFSGTDDSFSGLRLSSNRTWSIGPAVRWPVFDAGRIRANIEIQNIRQEQALLQYEKTIISSFEEVENALVLYAKEQNRLVELKKSVDAGRKALDIATDLYKQGLVNFLNVLDAERTLFAAEDQQISCETNVLTSLVALYKALGGGWEAPPEVLEEVLEELSPLE
- a CDS encoding efflux RND transporter permease subunit, which produces MLAAFFVDRPVFAWVISIVIIIGGVVSLFSLAIESSPQITPPTVVVSAVYPGADAETVMECVATPIEQQLSGIPDLLYYQSKSANDGSLSVTLSFEIGTDLDIAAVEVQNRLKRAEPSLPQEVIRQGTSVSKRMNTFLGIIALQSTNPEHDSLFLSNYAMIYMQDTLQRVHGVGQMRVFGNKDYSMRISVNPDLLVMKGLTVNDVAQAIREQNGLYAAGEIGGRPNPNGLEFTFPVLAPGRLTTVAEFEDIILVAQSDGSLVRLKDVATVELGAQGYGSEGRYNGETTAIIPVIMQPLENALETMTGLKIALDELAENFPEGMYYSIPNDTTRFIKVSLWEVAITFLQSTALVVIVVLMFLGSWRASIIPLVAIPISIVGTFTGLLIIGFTVNTLTLFALVLAIGIVVDNAIVAVENVERLMHDEKLAPREATIKAMKQVTGPIIASVLVLAAVYVPVAFLGGSTGVMYRQFGITIAMAVAFSGVVALTLTPALCANVLRPNHNKIFVFRWFDNGFNFLARRFMTAVKWVIRLGVISVLIFGAMIWGTYTLLREVPTAFVPQEDQGFFLIVVQLPLGASLDRTIEVVKEVETFILEQPEVDGTSAMCGQDMLSGAVTSSSATMYVSLRNWDERPDPENSASSVMGRVFARFGNFKEATVLAFIPPPIFGLGLRAGIEAQLQSRGSSDINQLATVMNNFVAELNQDPMFEGVSGVLNIEQPKVRVNLNQTRAKILGIPIGDIYNTLQAYLGSYYINDFNIYGRVYRVQLQANPEFRESPDDIKKIHVRTSAGDMVELGGVVDVEMEAGPNVVSRFNSFSAVQITGAPAPGVSTGQLIKRVQELAREKLPEGFDVEWSSGSFQEVRAGNQSIYVILFGLVMVFLVLAAQYEKWSLPVTVLLSVPFAAFGATLWVWYRNEDADIYFQIGLLTVIGLTAKMAILIIEFCATERAEGRTIVEAALEAARLRLRPVMMTAVTTILGALPLVLSKGAGAAGRHSIGGSVMGGMMSASFLSIFFIPLFFVIVQWISELGKKPKVAPLPPGEKAGDDKGEGEVTS
- a CDS encoding thiazole synthase — protein: MNTQDPFIIAGRTFNSRLMIGTGKFPSNDALHQAIEASGAEIITVALRRVDLSKQENQSILAAIDPNKQLILPNTSGARTAEEALRLARLARAAGLEPWVKLELTPEPRYLLPDPVETLRAAEMLVKDGFIVLPYIQADPVLARRLEDIGTATVMPLGAPIGSNRGMKTRDMVRIIIEQARVPVVVDAGLGAPSHAAEAMELGADAVLVNTALSDARDHGMMARAFALAVEAGRSAYNAGLGPQRATADASSPLTGFLFERNEER